The window CATCAAAGGCGAAACTGTAGGCATCAGGGCATACGGCCTTGACCGATTTGCTATACTGCGACGGCTTGCAAATGTTGGGGTCGTGGTATTTGCCGATACAGCAATCCTTGTCTGTTCCTGTAGCCGCACAGGCGCTGTTGCATGGAGCAAAGGCAGGCCGCTCAACGTTGTCATCAGGATAGGGGTAGATGCCGTTTCCGGGATGAGTCGGAGGGAAAGCAAGATTCAGCCATGGACACTATCCGCTCACGCTTTCGTTTGTCTCTTCTGACTCCAGAGGAATCGGGTACGTCACGTTGGAGTAGAAGATGCCCGTGCCGGTGCCCGTCGACGAGAATACCCAGCCAGTAGTGGCGATGCAAGCGCAGTTTGTGAGATTCGGCGGGATAAAGGTGGTGTTTTTGGCGGGAATGTAGTTGATGCCCATGGGTAGATTGTAGCCGTCAACGAGCGAAATGTCGTAAAAGGTTTGCATCATGTCGACTCCGCCAGCGAGATTGAACTCTGCCAGTGTGGCAGGCGTAGCTCCCTAACACCGCTCATATCAGGCCTCATCTCTCAACTTCGTGACGGCGTTTGGCAGTCCACTTACGCTGAATTCATAGTCCATCTTTGCGAAGCAGTCTCCCGTCTTGCAGGCGCAAGAATCTCCACTCACGGTACAGTTCGTCCGCCCCCATACGCGACCTTGCCAGTCAGGACCTACCTATAGCTTCCTGCTTTTGTTGGTCGCCAGCTCGAAGCCTCCAATCCCTGGGCCAGTTCCTGATTGCGTGGCAACGCCAGGCCATATCGTCGAGTCGCATTTGTTTGTGACTACCAGGGGGATTTTCTCGTCGGAATCGCCTGGAGGCCCCCGCATGAATTGTCTCGGTTGCTCCACGTTTTcgctgaagaaggctgctTGCCAGTTGTGGTTCATTAAAGAATCCTGTGCGGCTTGTGAGCCAGAGAAAAGTAGCAGGGCATATATCAAGGTCAGTGACGCCTGTGCGTTCATGGAATGCCTATCGCCTGAAGTCTGTCTCGAGGGTTTCGACATGTATACCATGACTTTTGTCGGATCAAGACGTCTCCAATTCgatcttctttttgcccGTGTTTGATGCTTTGGAGGGCTACCAGCTCAGTCGTGAGGCCTTCGTTTGTGTTTGGCAGCCTAGAAGTTCCTGACCTCACGTAACTCGTGAAAATCTGTAGCAAGAAACGAATAAAGGAGAGTGTAACCGCAGTCAACGACAGCTttgccaaaagaagaaaaaagcgaGGCTGtagagagaggcaaaggtGCGCCGACAATTGGCAGCGCGCTTCTCAAGGTGCAGAGTAAAACATCAAGATATTAAGCAGGATTTCAGAGTCGCCGTTGTCTCGAACGTAACGGCACCCAACGCAATATTATGgcgaagaaaaataataagagaaaaaaataatattgtaagagatgaaaaagaagaagagttgaaatTCAGGAGCGTGGGCGAGGGTTCAATGTATCAATAGATGGCAAAACAGTGTGGCTGGCAGGGAATATTTACTATTGATTCAGGTATGTAGAGGGGAGGATAACGGAACAAAGGTTTACATAGACGTAAGATGAGCTCATATGCCTCTTTCCGCTCGATAGTCCATGCACGTATGAGACATCTTCGGGTCGAGTCGTGCCGAGTTGGCGAAGATGCAGGAGCATATGAGCGCcataatataaaaatagcaTCTATAAACGCCAACATCGTAGACTGCACTCAATGGACAAACGTATTCTTTGGTCTAGGTACTCTTTTAGACTGtctattattaataacatTGCCAGTCGTAGTCTTCTCTTTCGTTTcattcgtcatcttcctcaaaTCAAACAAGCAAGAGCACTTGTCAAAGCACGTCATGCTTTCGGCTTGTTTCTCGTCCGCATCCAACAGccatcagaaaaaaaaaaaaaaaggtaaaaataaaataaaatgcGTGTTGCTCAATGTGGCAATAAAACCCCCCATGTCCTCCTTAGTTCTCATGAGTATTCCGCCGGCTATATTAAAATACCGCTGGACCATGTATCATCTTCCTCGCTTTTTTCGAATGCATCCCCAGATAGGTATCATGTGTATATGTCCTTGACTTCAAAGCCGTGCTAGCTGTCTGAATCAAAGCTCCCAGCTTCAACCAAGTATGTACTGTTGGAAGCAGCTTCATCTatttttctccctctcgtTTACCTGAAGCGGGCTCGGCAGCGGCCCATAACCTCGCCTTGGCACACAAGCTCTGCGCTGAACTCGGAGCCGTCCAGAGTCAGGTAAATGTCAAAGTACACTCTGTAAAAGGTACCTTGAGGCGTATCCATTCGCTCGAAATCCTTTTCGAGGTTCTTGCGAGACAGGTCAGATGTAAGGGTAACAACTTCCTTGATGCCTATTGGATGAGAGAATGTTAGCTTTATGAGAGACAAATAACATTACTCGTTTTACTCCGTCAAGAGATATCAAGGTAAAAGAGTGGGAGAAAGAAACTTACGGGGATCCTTTGTATACTCTGGGCAGACGTCATCGTCACAGGCGTACAAGACATCTTCGTACATGAGGGTAGCTCCAGGAGCAACTTGTCTGAAAAAGGACACCTTGTAAGGCTCTCCGTTCTTGACTTTCTGTCCCTTGTGCACAAAGATTTGTCTCGTGAACTTGCATCGGTCCTTGCCATCAAGTGACGGCACTCGGTAGGCCTCGGGGTGGTAGCCCTCCTTAAAGGGCTGCAGTGTGGCCATAAGGTAGTGGCGTCGGGCAATACGGTGAGTAATGACTCGCTCCGTAATACCAGCGGTAACGGCAcccttgacaatggcagccaCCGAGTCCATGGGTCGAACCACCTTGGACTGGAACTGAGGGGGGCACGTGAAGCTTGATCTGCTGGAACAGGTACTCGGAAGCACCAAATCCACCGACAACCAAGATGTTCTGGAGCGTCCGGTTCTGGGCCTGGATGGCAATGATTTGGTTTCGCACCAGCTCCAAAATTCTGTTCACGACAGGCTCGAAGCACTGCAGGATTTCTTCGTTGGTAAAGGTCATGTAACCTTCCTCGATGCCGGCCTCGGGGAATTCAGCTTCAATACCGACATCAACAGCCCATTTCTGGCCATTGTTTCGGAAATCTGCCTTGATTCGGTTCTCGAAATCCATGATACACTTGGCGTAGACACGGCCGGCCGTCTTGGATCCGTCgggcagcttcatctttcGAATCTTGGTCCGCAAAATGTTGCTAAAGTTGCGGTTCAGGGCTGTGGAACCGCACGAGTCACCAGAACCGGCAGTACACTCGGCGACAGTAAAGGGATTCTCCTCTTCGACTTCGTACGCAATCAAATCAACGGTACCTCCACCACAATCAACAATCAAGACGGCGTCGTGAACCTTGAGGTTGAGCAGACCCGTCTTGGAGCAGAACAGGGCCGCTGCTTCGGGCTCGGAAACGAGAGTCAGGCGGTTGTCGTTTTCGTCACGCAGGAAACCAGCCTGGATGGCCGCGGCTCGGGTGGCAGCCTTGCCTGCGTCGTTCCAGATAGCCGGTACGGTGAGGTAGTATCGGATGtttcgctcttctctgtTGAACACCTCACCAAGAGTCTTCTGCAGCGATGACCGCATGGCCTGGCGGAGCTTGAAGAGGTAGTCGGCAGCGACATCGATCTCGGACTTTCCCGGGGGCAGAGGAGGCAGGTTGATGGGGTCAATGTACGTGTTGCCGCTAAgcatcagctgcagcttgaacCACTCAACCTTTTGGACTCCTGGCTTGGGGTAGCCAGTCGGTGCCAGAGCATCGGCGATGTCGGGGCCCCAGCCGACCAC is drawn from Trichoderma atroviride chromosome 7, complete sequence and contains these coding sequences:
- a CDS encoding uncharacterized protein (EggNog:ENOG41), whose protein sequence is MLSGNTYIDPINLPPLPPGKSEIDVAADYLFKLRQAMRSSLQKTLGEVFNREERNIRYYLTVPAIWNDAGKAATRAAAIQAGFLRDENDNRLTLVSEPEAAALFCSKTGLLNLKVHDAVLIVDCGGGTVDLIAYEVEEENPFTVAECTAGSGDSCGSTALNRNFSNILRTKIRKMKLPDGSKTAGRVYAKCIMDFENRIKADFRNNGQKWAVDVGIEAEFPEAGIEEGYMTFTNEEILQCFEPVVNRILELVRNQIIAIQAQNRTLQNILVVGGFGASEYLFQQIKLHVPPSVPVQGGSTHGLGGCHCQGCRYRWYYGASHYSPYCPTPLPYGHTAAL
- a CDS encoding uncharacterized protein (EggNog:ENOG41~TransMembrane:1 (o220-239i)~CAZy:GH152), with product MDYEFSGATPATLAEFNLAGGVDMMQTFYDISLVDGYNLPMGINYIPAKNTTFIPPNLTNCACIATTGWVFSSTGTGTGIFYSNVTYPIPLESEETNESRPAFAPCNSACAATGTDKDCCIGKYHDPNICKPSQYSKSVKAVCPDAYSFAFDDQQSTFIIPKGGGWEVVMCPEGRSTDILRKLGSEMFELASGGRLSTHSLKRLRNATYVREERTSAASAARLSIVMLFVFAAATCIMIRA
- a CDS encoding uncharacterized protein (EggNog:ENOG41) codes for the protein MLLHLRQLGTTRPEDVSYVHGLSSGKRHMSSSYVYDSLMNHNWQAAFFSENVEQPRQFMRGPPGDSDEKIPLVVTNKCDSTIWPGVATQSGTGPGIGGFELATNKSRKL
- a CDS encoding uncharacterized protein (EggNog:ENOG41); translated protein: MYEDVLYACDDDVCPEYTKDPRIKEVVTLTSDLSRKNLEKDFERMDTPQGTFYRVYFDIYLTLDGSEFSAELVCQGEVMGRCRARFR